In Alkaliphilus flagellatus, one DNA window encodes the following:
- a CDS encoding TVP38/TMEM64 family protein, whose protein sequence is MKEKLLKHKSKIILIGIILISILLYFFNPSIKGLVNNISAMFASGDFEVVRDFIDEYGAYAMLVSAALMVFQSVVAPLPAFLITFANANLFGWWQGAILSWSSAMLGALLCFYISRILGRDMVEKLTSKAGLESIDSFFEKYGKHSILIARLLPFMSFDIVSYAAGLTSMAFIPFFIATGIGQLPATIVYSYVGGMLTGGAQLLVTGLLILFALSIFIVLIRSIYHSREANKVKEKGNER, encoded by the coding sequence ATGAAAGAGAAATTATTAAAACATAAGTCAAAAATAATTCTTATAGGTATAATTTTAATATCTATTTTATTGTATTTTTTTAACCCTAGTATAAAGGGATTAGTGAATAATATATCTGCAATGTTTGCAAGTGGAGATTTTGAAGTAGTCAGGGATTTTATTGATGAATATGGGGCCTATGCAATGCTAGTTTCGGCAGCGTTAATGGTTTTCCAATCAGTAGTGGCACCCTTACCAGCATTTTTAATTACATTTGCCAATGCAAATTTGTTTGGATGGTGGCAAGGGGCTATATTATCTTGGTCAAGTGCAATGTTAGGAGCTTTATTATGTTTCTATATATCCCGTATTTTAGGTAGGGATATGGTAGAGAAATTAACTAGTAAGGCAGGATTAGAAAGTATTGATAGCTTCTTTGAAAAATACGGAAAACATTCCATATTAATAGCAAGACTCCTTCCTTTTATGTCTTTTGATATTGTAAGTTATGCAGCAGGTCTCACATCTATGGCTTTCATACCGTTTTTTATAGCAACTGGTATAGGACAATTGCCAGCCACTATAGTTTATTCATATGTTGGAGGCATGCTAACGGGGGGAGCACAATTATTAGTAACTGGACTTCTTATATTATTTGCATTATCAATATTTATTGTCTTAATAAGAAGTATATATCATTCAAGAGAGGCTAATAAAGTTAAGGAAAAAGGCAATGAAAGATAA
- a CDS encoding TIGR04282 family arsenosugar biosynthesis glycosyltransferase, giving the protein MKDKVIIFFTRIPTLGKNKTRLEPFLSKELCVKLQTAFIKDIYNNIRSMGIDIIINYSEHGDLEVLKSITHKGIYFLKQEGKDLGEKMHNAILFSLKEYRNVALIGSDLPLLNKKDIEIAFSILETKDIVISPTYDGGYYLIGMKEENPDIFNIRYSTSSVFEETIDKIKSTGRSYGKGNIQLDIDDKGDFLRLHKILKEDESISCDNTRKLVKEVMGKCDKNE; this is encoded by the coding sequence ATGAAAGATAAAGTAATTATTTTTTTTACACGAATACCTACCTTAGGTAAAAACAAAACAAGATTGGAACCTTTTTTAAGCAAGGAATTATGTGTAAAGCTTCAGACAGCTTTTATAAAGGATATATATAATAATATAAGAAGTATGGGAATAGATATAATAATCAATTATTCAGAACATGGAGATTTGGAAGTTTTAAAAAGCATTACACATAAAGGCATATATTTCTTGAAACAAGAAGGAAAAGATTTAGGAGAAAAGATGCACAATGCTATATTATTTTCTTTAAAAGAATACAGAAATGTAGCACTTATCGGGAGTGATCTTCCTTTATTAAATAAAAAAGATATAGAAATAGCTTTTAGTATATTGGAAACAAAAGATATCGTTATTTCTCCAACCTATGATGGCGGATATTATTTAATTGGAATGAAGGAAGAAAATCCAGACATATTCAATATAAGATATAGTACAAGCTCAGTGTTTGAAGAGACTATAGATAAAATAAAAAGTACTGGAAGATCTTATGGAAAAGGAAATATTCAATTAGATATAGATGATAAGGGCGATTTTTTAAGGTTGCATAAAATATTAAAAGAAGACGAGAGTATTTCTTGCGACAATACAAGAAAGCTAGTTAAGGAAGTTATGGGAAAGTGTGATAAGAATGAATAG
- a CDS encoding ABC transporter permease has translation MNKKTPYILIMPIVLLGVLFIFGVANGIIQSFGYIPAFNLTNITLDYYIEMLNSPIFLDSLKVSLQISIISSVLSVILGIMLTVALVYTGHTEGKVLQVIKLAILIPHTIVALFSISILSQNGLLARFFYKLGLINAQRDFPLLLYTKNNLGIILGYMWKEVPFVAYFSLALMSSVNKTLGEASENLGASKLKTFFYITLPLSMPAIRKAFLIILMFSFGAYDLPFLLGATVPKALPVQAHIEYIHPDLRHRPYAMAMNGLILIITWTMAGLYYLATKKNKIKGDIHERY, from the coding sequence ATGAATAAAAAAACACCCTATATACTTATAATGCCCATAGTATTATTGGGTGTTCTTTTTATATTTGGCGTTGCAAATGGAATAATTCAAAGCTTTGGGTACATTCCAGCTTTTAATCTTACAAATATAACTTTAGATTATTATATTGAAATGCTTAATAGTCCTATCTTCCTTGATTCCTTAAAGGTAAGTTTACAAATATCTATTATATCCTCTGTATTATCAGTGATTTTAGGTATCATGCTTACAGTTGCATTAGTATATACAGGACATACTGAGGGTAAAGTACTTCAAGTAATCAAACTAGCTATACTTATACCTCATACTATAGTAGCGTTATTTTCAATAAGTATACTCTCTCAAAATGGTTTGCTTGCTAGGTTTTTTTATAAGTTAGGATTAATAAATGCACAAAGAGATTTTCCATTGCTATTATATACAAAAAATAACCTTGGTATTATCTTAGGCTATATGTGGAAAGAAGTACCCTTTGTTGCATACTTTAGCTTAGCTCTAATGTCTAGTGTAAATAAGACTTTGGGAGAAGCTTCTGAAAACTTAGGTGCATCTAAATTAAAGACTTTCTTTTATATAACTCTACCTCTAAGTATGCCTGCTATAAGAAAAGCTTTCTTGATTATTTTAATGTTTTCCTTTGGCGCTTATGATTTACCATTTTTATTGGGAGCAACTGTTCCAAAGGCATTACCTGTACAAGCTCATATTGAATATATCCATCCTGATTTACGCCATAGACCTTATGCTATGGCTATGAATGGATTAATACTAATAATAACCTGGACAATGGCGGGACTATATTATTTAGCAACTAAAAAGAACAAAATTAAAGGTGATATTCATGAAAGATATTAA
- a CDS encoding TIGR04283 family arsenosugar biosynthesis glycosyltransferase, with amino-acid sequence MNIKLDKKISIIVPVYNEALTINKLIDNLKQFKDHCEIIFVDGGSNDGTNRIIEEKHRIVYSPKKGRSHQMNYGATLAKGDILLFLHADSFLPSDALNQIHRIISQGHKVGCFKLRFNSRSILMKLCGFMSNLRVRLRNIAFGDQGIFIDRSYFYELGGFAQIPLMEDYQLSMDIKADGEKIALAKTTIETSERRFVKKGRLMTMARMQRLQYMYRKGEDIEVIADLYK; translated from the coding sequence ATGAATATTAAATTAGACAAGAAAATTTCAATTATTGTTCCAGTATATAATGAAGCCCTTACAATAAATAAATTAATAGATAATTTAAAGCAGTTTAAAGATCATTGCGAAATTATATTTGTAGATGGTGGAAGTAATGATGGAACTAATAGAATAATTGAAGAAAAACATAGAATTGTCTACTCTCCCAAAAAAGGTCGATCTCATCAAATGAACTATGGAGCAACACTCGCAAAGGGGGATATACTTTTATTTTTACATGCCGATAGTTTTTTGCCTAGTGATGCTCTAAACCAAATCCACAGAATAATTAGCCAAGGACATAAAGTTGGTTGTTTTAAATTAAGATTTAATAGTAGAAGTATTCTTATGAAATTATGTGGTTTTATGTCCAATCTAAGAGTTAGACTAAGAAATATAGCCTTTGGCGATCAAGGAATATTTATAGATAGAAGTTATTTCTATGAATTGGGAGGATTTGCACAGATACCCCTTATGGAAGACTACCAATTGTCAATGGATATAAAAGCTGATGGGGAGAAAATAGCTCTAGCAAAAACAACAATTGAAACCTCAGAAAGACGATTTGTAAAAAAAGGTAGACTTATGACAATGGCAAGAATGCAAAGACTACAATATATGTATAGAAAAGGAGAAGATATTGAAGTAATTGCAGATCTATACAAATAG
- a CDS encoding nucleoside hydrolase: MARKIIIDCDNTFSIDGCDIDDGLAIIYTLAQEDTEVLGINTTFGNNKVDIVYPNTISFMKNIGYSQIPVYKGSEDSYKDNEAAKFLVEMADKYNGELSILATGSLTNLYHAWQIDNNFYEKIKDISLMGGITEPLIINNKILNELNFSCNYKAALNVLEYGKNIIIATGNTCLDGFFTRERFNKLKEGNDFERWLFAESQYWFDREQKVFENKGIYIWDILAAAALLNPHLFIENTIDIAPDEEGMKKGLLLGKGKMRKVIIPKIRDIDEYIEHVYEQYKIFGEKH; encoded by the coding sequence ATGGCTAGAAAAATAATAATAGATTGTGATAATACTTTTTCCATAGATGGTTGTGATATAGATGACGGTCTTGCAATCATATATACTTTAGCTCAAGAGGACACAGAAGTCTTAGGGATAAATACAACATTTGGAAACAATAAAGTGGATATTGTATATCCAAACACAATTTCTTTTATGAAAAATATTGGATATTCACAAATTCCAGTTTATAAAGGTTCAGAGGATTCTTATAAAGATAATGAAGCTGCAAAATTTCTAGTAGAGATGGCAGATAAGTATAATGGAGAATTATCTATACTGGCAACAGGCTCTTTAACGAATTTATACCATGCTTGGCAGATAGATAATAATTTTTATGAAAAAATAAAAGATATTTCATTAATGGGTGGGATAACTGAACCATTAATAATAAACAATAAAATTTTAAATGAATTAAATTTTTCTTGTAATTATAAAGCAGCCCTAAATGTATTAGAATATGGAAAAAATATTATTATAGCTACAGGAAATACTTGTTTAGACGGATTTTTTACTAGAGAAAGATTTAATAAACTAAAAGAGGGAAATGATTTTGAAAGATGGCTCTTTGCTGAGAGTCAATATTGGTTTGATAGAGAGCAAAAAGTCTTTGAAAATAAAGGAATATATATTTGGGATATATTAGCCGCAGCAGCCCTTTTAAATCCACATTTATTTATAGAAAACACTATAGATATTGCTCCAGATGAGGAAGGTATGAAAAAAGGCTTGCTACTTGGAAAAGGAAAGATGAGGAAAGTTATTATACCAAAAATAAGAGATATAGATGAATACATAGAACATGTATATGAACAATATAAGATTTTTGGAGAAAAACACTAA
- a CDS encoding rhodanese-like domain-containing protein translates to MKNKSLKLIPILLILSLLLVACGQAEKEATNQNQMQYIGVEDLKTSIESGADEYIILDVRKVEDYNASHIVGAYTADQDAANKGGDDATGIANLKKTLQEVTGSEVGNAEDKYALVCYSGKSYAQKATDLMIEMGISKDQIYTVEGGMKAWEEGGDAYKGLLE, encoded by the coding sequence ATGAAAAACAAATCACTAAAATTAATTCCTATTCTACTAATATTATCATTATTATTGGTAGCATGTGGACAAGCAGAAAAGGAAGCGACAAATCAAAATCAAATGCAATACATAGGAGTAGAAGATTTAAAAACATCCATAGAATCAGGAGCAGATGAGTATATTATTCTAGATGTAAGAAAAGTAGAGGATTATAACGCAAGTCATATCGTTGGTGCTTATACGGCAGATCAAGACGCTGCTAATAAAGGTGGAGATGATGCAACAGGAATAGCGAATTTAAAAAAGACACTTCAAGAAGTAACAGGAAGTGAAGTTGGTAATGCTGAAGATAAATATGCCTTAGTTTGTTATTCTGGTAAATCATATGCACAAAAAGCAACAGATTTAATGATAGAGATGGGAATATCAAAAGATCAAATCTACACAGTAGAAGGCGGTATGAAAGCTTGGGAAGAAGGCGGAGACGCTTATAAAGGACTTTTAGAGTAA
- a CDS encoding ABC transporter substrate-binding protein, giving the protein MIKMNLKRLALLLTIVMALFLITGCSGEKGTTDIPINNDENITSEEFDPNTDFDKILEEAKGSTVNFYGWGGDEDRNRWLNQTVAPVLKEKYDITLEVVGMDIDNILAKLAGEKQAGLKEGTIDMIWINGENFYSAKENDLLFGSFAEQLPNFEKYIDGDDVEVKYDFGFPIEGYEAPYGKAQMVFINDSAITEETPRNAEEFMEYAKKYEGRITYPALPDFTGSAFVRTLIYDIVGHEQFLDMEANKEVVKEAIEPALEYLRELNKYLWNQGKTFPATSGEVDNMFEDGELVMTMSYGSYSAAVGIEKGIYNDTVQTFLFDKGTVGNTNYIAIANNSPNKAAAMVAINEIISAEIQATQFKELRSLPVVSYDKLTDEEKARFDNIDIGKGALPQDELLSKRLPEMPANIVPIIEQLWLEEVVGK; this is encoded by the coding sequence ATGATAAAAATGAATTTGAAAAGATTAGCATTATTATTAACAATTGTTATGGCCTTATTTTTAATTACAGGTTGTAGTGGTGAGAAAGGCACAACTGACATTCCTATAAATAATGACGAAAATATAACATCTGAAGAATTTGACCCAAATACAGATTTTGATAAGATACTTGAAGAAGCTAAGGGATCTACTGTTAACTTTTATGGTTGGGGTGGAGACGAAGATAGAAATAGATGGTTAAACCAAACTGTTGCTCCTGTACTAAAAGAAAAATATGATATTACCTTAGAAGTTGTTGGAATGGATATCGACAATATATTAGCTAAGTTAGCAGGTGAAAAGCAAGCTGGTTTAAAAGAGGGAACCATTGATATGATATGGATAAATGGAGAGAATTTCTATTCTGCTAAAGAAAATGATTTATTATTTGGATCTTTTGCAGAACAGTTACCTAATTTTGAGAAATACATAGATGGTGATGATGTAGAAGTTAAATATGACTTTGGATTTCCAATAGAAGGTTATGAAGCACCATATGGTAAAGCACAAATGGTATTTATTAATGATAGTGCTATTACTGAAGAAACACCAAGAAATGCAGAAGAATTCATGGAATATGCTAAAAAGTATGAAGGCAGAATAACTTATCCTGCATTACCTGATTTTACAGGAAGTGCTTTTGTAAGAACATTAATCTACGATATAGTTGGACATGAACAATTCTTAGACATGGAAGCAAATAAAGAAGTAGTTAAAGAAGCAATAGAGCCTGCCTTAGAATATTTAAGGGAGCTGAATAAATATCTATGGAACCAAGGAAAAACCTTCCCTGCAACTTCAGGAGAAGTTGATAATATGTTTGAAGATGGTGAATTGGTAATGACTATGAGTTATGGCTCATACTCAGCAGCTGTAGGTATTGAAAAAGGCATATATAACGATACTGTACAAACTTTCTTATTTGACAAAGGTACAGTAGGAAATACGAATTATATAGCTATAGCTAATAACTCACCTAATAAGGCTGCAGCTATGGTAGCAATTAACGAAATTATTTCAGCTGAGATACAAGCTACTCAATTTAAAGAGTTAAGATCATTACCAGTAGTTTCTTATGACAAATTAACTGATGAAGAAAAAGCTAGATTTGACAATATTGATATAGGAAAGGGAGCTTTACCACAGGATGAACTTCTTAGTAAGCGTTTACCAGAAATGCCAGCTAACATCGTTCCTATAATAGAACAACTTTGGTTAGAAGAAGTGGTTGGTAAATAA
- a CDS encoding ABC transporter permease: MKDINSNKLLKLFLYLVLFTILAPMVILLFWTFTSRWPWPNLLPETYSFRAIKEIFAPHTKVFQTLFSSILLSLSVAILSAIVGTMTARALTLYDFVGKSLIDFLSIAPILVPGTVFAMGIHVVFIKMSLSDTVLGVIIVHLIYTLPYSINIMRDLTESIGEQMKLQAYVLGASPLKSFIYITLPLLTPGIMASISMAYIASFSQYFLTLLIGGGRVKTISVLMVPFIAKGDRSLGSAYALVFVISTLSVFVIIDRIIKRLPYQNKGGGI, from the coding sequence ATGAAAGATATTAATTCAAATAAACTATTGAAGCTTTTCTTATATCTTGTTTTATTTACAATACTAGCACCTATGGTAATACTTCTTTTTTGGACTTTTACTAGTAGATGGCCTTGGCCAAATTTGCTGCCAGAAACTTATTCATTTAGGGCTATTAAGGAGATATTTGCACCTCATACAAAAGTCTTTCAAACTCTATTTTCAAGTATATTATTATCATTATCTGTAGCAATTTTATCAGCTATTGTAGGTACAATGACTGCTAGAGCATTAACTTTATACGATTTTGTAGGAAAAAGTCTAATAGATTTTTTGAGCATTGCACCAATTCTAGTGCCTGGAACTGTATTTGCTATGGGCATACATGTAGTATTTATAAAGATGTCACTCTCTGATACAGTATTAGGAGTTATAATAGTTCATTTGATATATACTCTGCCTTATTCTATAAATATAATGAGAGATTTAACAGAATCTATAGGAGAACAAATGAAGCTGCAAGCTTATGTATTAGGAGCGTCTCCTTTGAAATCATTTATATATATTACATTACCACTACTTACACCAGGAATAATGGCAAGTATTAGCATGGCTTATATCGCCTCATTTAGCCAGTATTTCTTAACTTTATTAATAGGTGGAGGAAGAGTTAAAACAATCAGTGTACTTATGGTGCCATTTATAGCAAAAGGAGACCGTTCCCTAGGTTCTGCCTATGCCCTAGTATTTGTAATATCTACACTTTCAGTTTTTGTAATAATAGATAGAATTATAAAAAGATTACCATATCAAAATAAGGGAGGGGGAATATAA
- a CDS encoding TVP38/TMEM64 family protein, whose amino-acid sequence MIKPKLKNSFKVILIIAIIMIAYFLNSRGIFENATVKDVKSYVLSYGKLAPLVYTIMFTLSALTLFPDSVLAISGGMIFGFFYGTLYTIIGAIFAATLAFFVSRFLGQSILEKFLKHNKIKVINAVEKRGFISVLVLRLIPLVPFDVISYGAGLTKIPYVDYIGATALGIIPGVMVYINIGNQVGNSNLVQLLKAVLVLFVLIGCSYIIKQKGILNKIIGISERGEAFDNNKI is encoded by the coding sequence ATGATTAAGCCCAAATTAAAGAATAGTTTTAAAGTAATACTTATAATAGCTATAATTATGATAGCTTACTTTCTAAATAGTAGAGGAATATTTGAAAATGCTACTGTAAAAGATGTGAAAAGCTATGTGTTATCATATGGAAAATTAGCTCCCTTAGTATATACAATTATGTTTACACTATCAGCATTAACCTTATTTCCTGATTCTGTTTTAGCTATATCAGGAGGAATGATTTTTGGATTCTTTTACGGAACACTTTATACTATAATAGGAGCAATTTTTGCTGCAACTCTTGCATTTTTTGTTTCGAGATTTTTAGGCCAAAGTATATTAGAGAAGTTTTTAAAACACAATAAAATTAAAGTTATTAATGCAGTTGAAAAGAGAGGCTTTATTTCTGTATTAGTACTAAGGTTAATTCCATTAGTTCCCTTTGATGTTATTAGCTATGGAGCTGGACTTACAAAAATTCCATATGTCGATTATATAGGTGCAACTGCTTTAGGTATAATACCAGGAGTTATGGTCTATATAAATATAGGAAATCAAGTAGGAAACTCAAATTTAGTGCAGCTTTTAAAGGCAGTGTTGGTGTTATTTGTACTAATAGGATGTTCTTATATTATTAAACAAAAGGGTATTTTAAATAAAATAATTGGAATATCAGAAAGAGGAGAAGCTTTCGATAATAATAAAATTTAG
- a CDS encoding sulfurtransferase, which translates to MKGKLLSIFLWIAMISIFITGCTSNSVSDSKPEEVIPTEKTSVEPVEKTKVFVPADWVKSVIDGNHPESENYVIIEASWGDVKDNKDYLAAHIPGAVHLNTDDIEEPTYWNIRTGEEIKKVMADYGVTKDTTVIVYGPDSGAARTAFVFLWAGVENVKLIDGGLDAWTNAGYATNEGIENPTVTIEDFGVTIPAHPEYVLSMPEDVKAEMNKNDKFRLVSIRSLEEFEGKTSGYSYIERAGEPQGAVWGYDEPDYLNEDKTFIDFNEAVAMWNEQGVTKDNEIAFYCGTGWRASIPWLMAYENGWKNVKLYDGGWFTWQMDPNNPVQAITPEEATAQYK; encoded by the coding sequence ATGAAAGGAAAATTACTTAGTATATTTCTTTGGATTGCAATGATTTCTATATTTATAACAGGTTGTACTTCTAATTCTGTTTCTGATTCTAAACCAGAAGAAGTTATTCCAACTGAGAAAACTTCTGTGGAACCTGTAGAAAAAACAAAGGTTTTTGTTCCTGCAGATTGGGTAAAAAGTGTAATCGATGGAAATCACCCAGAATCAGAAAATTACGTAATAATTGAAGCATCTTGGGGAGATGTTAAGGATAACAAAGACTACTTAGCAGCTCATATACCAGGAGCTGTACATTTAAACACAGATGATATTGAAGAACCAACTTATTGGAATATAAGAACAGGAGAAGAAATAAAGAAGGTTATGGCCGATTATGGTGTAACAAAAGATACAACTGTTATTGTTTATGGCCCTGACTCAGGTGCTGCAAGAACTGCATTTGTATTTCTTTGGGCTGGTGTTGAAAATGTAAAACTAATCGACGGTGGACTTGATGCCTGGACAAATGCTGGATATGCAACTAATGAAGGTATAGAAAATCCAACAGTAACTATAGAAGATTTCGGTGTAACAATACCAGCACATCCTGAGTACGTTTTATCTATGCCTGAAGATGTAAAGGCTGAAATGAATAAAAATGATAAGTTCAGATTAGTTAGTATAAGAAGTTTAGAAGAATTTGAAGGTAAAACAAGTGGCTACAGTTATATAGAAAGAGCAGGCGAGCCACAAGGGGCTGTATGGGGTTATGATGAACCTGACTATCTTAATGAAGATAAAACCTTTATTGATTTTAATGAAGCTGTAGCAATGTGGAATGAACAAGGAGTTACGAAAGATAATGAAATTGCATTTTACTGCGGTACTGGCTGGAGAGCATCTATTCCATGGTTAATGGCCTATGAAAATGGTTGGAAAAATGTAAAATTATATGACGGTGGTTGGTTTACATGGCAGATGGATCCTAATAATCCGGTACAAGCTATTACTCCTGAAGAAGCAACAGCACAGTATAAATAA
- a CDS encoding aminoglycoside phosphotransferase family protein, whose product MNRISLDNLRKDKDFLERFGIEDKEAFSILGQGEYNINYIFNSKTYNKKLVLRIATDSQMDLNNQIRYEYEALELLNKTNRTPRPIYCDDRKELIPYGFLVMEYLPGKHLDYKKDLKFAAEALADIHNESISKTNNLLKPENPIEAIYEECLKMFDKYKLSKYMDINTKDNIEYLLEKGKNIKTIDIGNRTIINTELNSGNFLINGENKNNYIVDWEKPLYGYPAQDLGHFLTPTTTFWKTDIILSREEIYFFIKEYCKNSNQYKDERELWDSVKNYLSMNCLRGITWCAMAYVEYQDPDKLISNDYTYQKIKSYLSSGFLDMIKEEYLNEY is encoded by the coding sequence ATGAATAGAATTAGTTTAGATAACTTAAGAAAAGACAAGGATTTTCTAGAAAGATTTGGTATAGAAGATAAGGAAGCATTTTCTATTTTAGGTCAGGGAGAATATAATATTAACTATATTTTTAATTCAAAAACTTATAATAAAAAATTAGTACTTAGAATAGCAACAGATAGTCAGATGGATCTAAATAACCAAATTAGATATGAGTATGAAGCTTTAGAATTACTAAATAAAACTAATAGAACTCCGAGGCCCATTTATTGTGATGATAGAAAAGAACTAATACCTTATGGTTTTTTAGTTATGGAGTATCTTCCAGGAAAGCATTTGGACTATAAAAAAGATTTAAAATTTGCAGCAGAGGCTTTAGCAGATATTCACAATGAATCTATATCAAAAACTAATAATCTACTAAAACCAGAAAATCCAATAGAAGCCATCTATGAAGAATGTTTGAAGATGTTTGATAAATATAAACTATCAAAATATATGGATATAAATACTAAAGATAATATAGAATACTTACTAGAAAAGGGAAAAAATATAAAGACTATAGATATAGGAAATAGAACTATAATAAATACAGAGTTAAACTCAGGAAATTTCCTTATAAATGGAGAAAATAAAAACAATTACATAGTAGACTGGGAAAAGCCGTTATATGGATATCCAGCACAGGATTTAGGACATTTTTTAACACCTACAACAACATTTTGGAAAACAGATATTATTTTATCTAGAGAAGAAATCTATTTTTTTATAAAGGAGTATTGTAAAAATTCTAATCAATACAAAGATGAAAGAGAACTTTGGGATTCTGTAAAGAATTATCTATCTATGAATTGTCTAAGAGGCATAACTTGGTGTGCTATGGCCTATGTAGAGTATCAAGATCCAGACAAGCTTATATCAAATGACTATACCTATCAGAAAATTAAATCTTATTTGTCTAGTGGGTTTTTAGACATGATAAAGGAAGAGTATTTAAATGAATATTAA
- a CDS encoding ABC transporter ATP-binding protein — translation MELELKNISVTLSNKKILKSINLKVENGEFISLLGASGCGKSTMLKTIAGIIKQSEGSILLGGNIADKIPAYRRRTVIVFQDFRLFPHMTVLENISFPLKMLCIHKSQRRKEAIELLKKVKLEGYEDRHVNKMSGGQMQRVALARALAAKPIVLLLDEPFSSLDINLRKDMRELVLKLQREYKITTILVTHDQEEALTMSDRIAFMHNGHIEQYDTPENIFKNPVNTIVADYFLEGAYIHGEIINNKFISDLFNFNINKENGKYKCLIRPLAVKVNKDDNSNFEVIEKVYQGDNYLLKLNNTSSNLGLESIVPDSVDIVEGDRVNIELEKDKLIFIRE, via the coding sequence TTGGAATTAGAACTAAAAAATATATCTGTCACATTATCTAATAAAAAAATACTAAAATCTATAAATTTAAAAGTTGAAAATGGGGAATTTATCTCACTTTTAGGTGCTTCAGGATGTGGAAAAAGCACTATGTTAAAAACAATAGCAGGAATAATAAAGCAAAGTGAAGGCTCAATATTATTAGGTGGAAACATAGCAGATAAAATACCAGCTTACAGAAGAAGGACAGTTATTGTTTTTCAAGATTTTAGATTATTTCCACATATGACAGTTTTAGAAAATATAAGCTTTCCCCTAAAAATGCTTTGTATTCATAAAAGTCAACGTAGAAAAGAAGCAATAGAATTGCTTAAGAAAGTTAAATTAGAAGGTTATGAAGATAGACATGTTAATAAAATGTCTGGTGGACAAATGCAACGAGTTGCTCTAGCCCGTGCACTTGCCGCAAAACCGATCGTATTGCTTTTAGACGAACCTTTCTCTAGTCTTGATATTAATTTGAGAAAAGATATGAGAGAGTTAGTTTTAAAGCTACAAAGAGAATATAAGATAACCACCATACTTGTAACTCACGACCAAGAAGAAGCCCTTACTATGTCTGATAGAATAGCTTTTATGCATAATGGTCATATAGAGCAATATGATACACCAGAGAATATATTTAAAAATCCTGTAAATACCATAGTAGCTGATTATTTTTTAGAAGGAGCATATATTCATGGAGAAATAATAAATAATAAATTTATTAGCGATTTATTTAACTTCAATATAAATAAAGAAAATGGAAAGTACAAATGCCTTATAAGACCATTAGCAGTAAAAGTAAATAAAGATGATAATAGTAATTTCGAAGTAATAGAGAAAGTATATCAAGGTGATAATTATTTACTTAAGCTAAATAATACTAGTAGCAATTTAGGATTAGAAAGTATTGTCCCAGACTCTGTGGATATTGTAGAGGGGGATAGGGTTAATATAGAATTAGAAAAAGATAAGCTTATTTTCATACGTGAATAA